A stretch of Gemmatimonas aurantiaca T-27 DNA encodes these proteins:
- a CDS encoding DUF58 domain-containing protein, which produces MDAPRPAGLSPTLVTAIDDLELAARVVVEGLRVGGHRSPFHGAGAEFHQHRLYRAGDDLKHLDWKVYARSNRLYTRQFRETTNVGVMLVLDTSQSMNYPAGAVHSKLRYAVLLAAALAYLAIGQGNAVGLMTLAHAAGAQDTTMHYLPARSGRVHLRALLARLEQAAAHGVWDPPLAIGRAAELLQRRGLIMVLSDFYDQEIETQRELRHVVQRGHDVAMLQMVAADERQWPFTEQVDVRDAESGRRVLVDSPTARERYASAHHAFLDRCQRFAQREGIDYGRFDCSEAPEQTLRDYLLRRTSGASHAVRVENT; this is translated from the coding sequence ATGGACGCACCGCGCCCCGCAGGATTGTCACCCACGCTCGTCACGGCCATCGACGATCTCGAATTGGCTGCGCGGGTCGTGGTGGAAGGACTGCGTGTGGGTGGCCATCGCAGTCCGTTTCATGGCGCCGGTGCAGAGTTCCACCAGCACCGACTGTATCGTGCGGGCGATGATCTCAAGCACCTCGACTGGAAAGTGTACGCCCGCAGCAACCGGCTCTATACACGCCAGTTCCGGGAGACCACCAATGTCGGGGTGATGCTGGTGCTCGATACCAGCCAGTCGATGAACTATCCGGCCGGTGCCGTCCATTCGAAGCTGCGGTATGCCGTGCTGCTTGCCGCCGCCCTGGCCTATCTGGCCATTGGCCAGGGCAACGCCGTGGGATTGATGACACTGGCACACGCGGCGGGCGCGCAGGATACCACCATGCACTACCTGCCGGCACGCAGCGGCCGTGTGCATCTGCGCGCCCTGCTGGCTCGCCTCGAACAGGCCGCGGCGCACGGTGTCTGGGATCCACCACTGGCCATCGGACGCGCGGCCGAACTGCTGCAACGCCGCGGTCTCATCATGGTGCTGTCCGACTTCTACGATCAGGAGATCGAGACACAGCGCGAATTGCGGCATGTGGTACAACGAGGCCACGACGTGGCAATGCTGCAGATGGTCGCAGCCGATGAGCGCCAGTGGCCGTTCACGGAGCAAGTCGATGTGCGCGATGCAGAATCCGGACGTCGTGTGCTGGTCGACTCGCCCACCGCGCGGGAACGGTACGCCTCGGCACACCACGCCTTTCTGGATCGTTGCCAGCGCTTTGCGCAGCGGGAAGGCATCGACTACGGTCGATTCGATTGCAGCGAGGCACCGGAGCAGACGCTGCGCGACTATCTGCTCCGCCGCACGAGCGGCGCGTCACACGCGGTTCGTGTGGAGAACACGTGA
- a CDS encoding BatA domain-containing protein produces MIQWLNPWAWAGLGALVIPIVVHLFSRRPPRVVEFPTLRFLEASALRPTRRSSVSDLPLLAVRMALLAVAVAALAQPLWVDRATNTSSSSSAGKNGSRNTAAATASVIERRTPGNSAYGGAADHIAATGDSLVLFAESDELRTAITRAAAWLETQAAPRALVVRSSFPFSALDSSDIVALPRDLRLTLVHEVPSPSAGPGLIELRAPRDTVQWITALSAQLAEDVVAAVHALGGAVVLRLPTTTTLVSGDSTLQHPLLVGTANDQQRLRRRAIRPSDDAPAIARLLAVADDQAVRDMTARLQTDTSIHSALTDSTNVPLHFDAAGFPALIGVVHDDMPVVISQIPEHPALATAVLLALSDNPAIRGLRAGAGIDRDFRSAAVVQQWQQLPSGPPIGIGAQADRHSTPTWARWGWMLVLVLAVVEWIMRRRS; encoded by the coding sequence ATGATTCAGTGGCTCAATCCCTGGGCATGGGCGGGCCTTGGTGCGCTGGTGATACCCATTGTAGTGCACCTGTTCAGTCGACGCCCGCCGCGGGTCGTGGAATTCCCCACGTTGCGGTTCCTCGAAGCTTCCGCTCTGCGACCGACACGGCGTTCGTCGGTGAGTGATCTGCCACTGCTGGCCGTGCGCATGGCACTGCTGGCTGTGGCGGTCGCCGCGCTGGCACAACCGTTGTGGGTGGATCGCGCCACCAACACCTCTTCCAGCTCTTCGGCCGGCAAAAACGGATCCCGCAACACCGCGGCAGCCACGGCCTCGGTCATAGAACGTCGCACGCCCGGAAATTCGGCGTACGGCGGAGCAGCGGACCATATCGCAGCCACCGGAGACTCGTTGGTACTCTTTGCCGAGTCTGACGAACTGCGTACCGCCATCACACGCGCTGCCGCGTGGCTCGAGACGCAGGCCGCACCTCGCGCACTCGTTGTCCGCAGCAGTTTTCCGTTCAGTGCGCTCGACTCCTCGGACATCGTGGCACTGCCACGTGACCTGCGCCTCACCCTGGTGCATGAGGTCCCATCGCCAAGCGCGGGGCCAGGCCTCATCGAGCTGCGGGCACCGCGCGATACGGTACAGTGGATCACCGCCTTGAGTGCGCAACTGGCCGAGGATGTGGTGGCGGCAGTTCACGCGCTGGGAGGCGCGGTGGTGCTTCGCCTGCCGACAACCACCACGTTGGTGAGCGGCGATTCGACGTTGCAGCATCCACTCCTGGTGGGCACAGCAAACGACCAGCAGCGCCTGCGGCGTCGTGCCATCAGGCCATCAGATGACGCACCAGCTATTGCGCGGCTGCTCGCGGTCGCAGACGACCAGGCCGTTCGCGATATGACCGCCCGGCTGCAGACCGACACGAGCATCCACAGCGCGCTGACCGACTCCACGAACGTCCCCCTGCATTTTGACGCCGCGGGATTTCCGGCGCTGATCGGCGTGGTGCATGACGACATGCCGGTGGTGATCTCGCAGATTCCCGAACACCCCGCCCTCGCGACGGCGGTGCTGCTGGCGCTATCGGACAACCCTGCTATTCGGGGCCTGCGCGCAGGCGCCGGCATTGACCGCGACTTCCGGAGTGCCGCGGTGGTGCAGCAATGGCAACAGTTGCCATCTGGGCCACCCATTGGAATCGGCGCGCAGGCCGATCGGCACTCCACACCCACCTGGGCGCGGTGGGGATGGATGCTGGTGCTGGTATTGGCCGTGGTGGAGTGGATCATGCGCCGCCGATCATGA
- a CDS encoding AAA family ATPase — protein MTTPDAQFESAAALAHRLDQEIGRVIIGQRQVRREVLTCLLAGGHCLLRGVPGLAKTLLIKTLADAMHLRFSRIQFTPDLMPSDILGTEVIEEDPNTGKRHVRFIPGPVFANVILADEINRTPPRTQSALLEAMQEYQVTVGGVRHALDRPLFVLATENPIEQEGTHPLPEAQLDRFMFNVVIDYPEIDDERRILADTTAEAQASVAPVATGEELEAARHLVRALPAASNVVDYALRLVRATRPADTTCPPEVREWVRWGAGPRAGQALLLGAKATALLDGRVVPSLDDIAHVALPVLRHRLLVNYRAEAEGMSVDRVIRQLLDTVHR, from the coding sequence AGGTGCGGCGGGAAGTCCTGACCTGCCTGTTGGCCGGTGGACACTGCCTGCTGCGTGGTGTCCCCGGGCTGGCCAAAACCCTGCTGATCAAGACGCTGGCGGACGCGATGCACCTGCGCTTCAGCCGCATTCAGTTCACGCCCGACCTGATGCCGTCCGACATCCTCGGCACGGAAGTCATTGAAGAAGATCCGAACACCGGCAAACGGCATGTGCGGTTCATCCCCGGCCCGGTGTTCGCCAATGTCATCCTCGCGGACGAAATCAATCGCACGCCACCACGCACGCAGTCCGCGCTGCTCGAGGCCATGCAGGAGTACCAGGTGACGGTGGGTGGTGTGCGGCATGCGCTCGATCGCCCGCTGTTCGTGCTGGCCACCGAAAATCCCATCGAGCAGGAAGGCACACATCCGCTGCCCGAGGCGCAGCTCGATCGCTTCATGTTCAACGTCGTGATCGATTACCCGGAGATCGACGACGAGCGGCGCATCCTGGCCGATACCACGGCCGAGGCCCAGGCAAGCGTGGCTCCCGTTGCCACGGGCGAAGAACTCGAGGCGGCACGTCATCTGGTGCGTGCTCTCCCAGCCGCATCGAATGTGGTGGACTACGCATTGCGACTGGTACGCGCCACCCGGCCCGCCGACACGACCTGCCCGCCAGAAGTCCGTGAGTGGGTACGATGGGGCGCTGGCCCACGCGCGGGGCAAGCGCTGCTGCTTGGGGCCAAGGCCACGGCACTGCTCGACGGTCGTGTCGTCCCGTCGCTGGATGACATCGCCCACGTGGCGCTCCCCGTGCTGCGACATCGCCTGCTGGTGAACTACCGCGCCGAAGCCGAAGGCATGTCGGTCGACCGCGTGATTCGGCAGTTGCTCGACACGGTGCACCGCTAG
- a CDS encoding TldD/PmbA family protein translates to MSSSRRDFLKKFGAGAALTLYSRDLFGQVLADSPQGRPLETRFKGLADIVLAEGKMAGCSYTDVRFTMTSTLPGATVNIRPGGAPAGPGAGGFGGGRGGGGGPGGRGGGGRRVQGIPSDAERQPGGFGVRVIHSGVWGFASSPILTEDELRRVTRVAVEVAKASAIAKKADMKLAPVKPYQEHYITPMLKHPTSVSVTDKQAWAQAIADKAAAVKGVTAVNVACNHGYEWRYYASSEGSYIEQELFTTSPTFSVTARVGEVTRTRNYSGVAGTGGWEFAENSDFLDQAEKVATDAVEMCTAKPLGSSGLKDLILSPSHAMLTIHEIVAHATEVDRIVGYEANYAGTSFVKLSDVGKLKYGSKQFNVTCDKTSAGLGTVGFDDDGVKTQKWPLIRDGVLVGLQTNRETAHFVGEKESRGCTFGSTWRDYPFLRMPNVHVEPGPANSPTRDELIADVKDGVMIDGRGSYSIDQQRYNGQFGGHIFWEIKNGKITRQVTDVTYNAITTDFWANLDGITGPKEWQMHGTGGDAKGQPTQTNSISHGSPWMLIRKINVGAAFD, encoded by the coding sequence ATGAGCTCTTCCCGTCGTGATTTTCTGAAGAAGTTCGGAGCCGGTGCCGCGCTCACGCTCTATTCGCGTGATCTGTTCGGTCAGGTGCTCGCGGATTCGCCCCAGGGCCGTCCGCTCGAAACACGTTTCAAGGGACTCGCCGACATCGTGCTGGCCGAAGGCAAGATGGCCGGCTGCAGTTACACCGACGTGCGCTTCACCATGACGTCCACGCTGCCTGGTGCGACCGTGAACATTCGCCCGGGTGGCGCTCCGGCCGGTCCGGGTGCGGGTGGCTTTGGGGGTGGCCGTGGCGGCGGCGGTGGCCCCGGTGGTCGGGGTGGTGGTGGCCGTCGCGTACAGGGAATCCCGTCGGACGCCGAGCGTCAGCCCGGTGGTTTTGGTGTGCGCGTGATTCACAGCGGCGTGTGGGGCTTTGCATCGAGCCCCATTCTCACTGAAGACGAACTGCGTCGTGTCACACGTGTGGCCGTCGAAGTGGCGAAGGCCAGTGCCATCGCGAAGAAAGCCGACATGAAGCTCGCGCCGGTCAAGCCGTATCAGGAGCACTACATCACGCCGATGCTCAAGCACCCCACATCGGTGTCCGTCACAGACAAGCAGGCGTGGGCCCAAGCCATTGCCGACAAAGCCGCTGCCGTGAAGGGTGTGACCGCGGTGAATGTGGCCTGCAACCACGGCTACGAATGGCGCTACTACGCCAGCAGCGAAGGCTCGTATATCGAGCAGGAGCTGTTCACCACATCACCCACGTTCTCGGTGACCGCGCGAGTTGGTGAAGTCACCCGCACGCGGAATTACTCCGGCGTGGCTGGTACAGGTGGATGGGAGTTTGCCGAGAACTCGGACTTCCTCGATCAGGCGGAGAAAGTCGCGACCGACGCCGTGGAGATGTGCACCGCGAAGCCGCTGGGTTCGAGTGGACTCAAGGACCTCATCCTGTCGCCGTCGCACGCGATGCTCACCATTCACGAGATCGTCGCGCACGCCACGGAAGTGGATCGTATCGTGGGGTACGAAGCCAACTATGCCGGTACGAGTTTTGTGAAACTCTCCGACGTGGGCAAACTCAAGTACGGTTCCAAACAGTTCAATGTCACCTGTGACAAGACCAGCGCCGGCCTCGGCACGGTGGGCTTCGACGATGACGGTGTGAAAACGCAGAAGTGGCCGCTCATTCGCGATGGTGTGCTGGTGGGCCTGCAGACCAACCGCGAAACCGCACACTTCGTGGGGGAAAAGGAAAGCCGTGGCTGCACCTTCGGCAGCACGTGGCGCGACTACCCGTTCCTGCGCATGCCCAACGTGCATGTGGAACCGGGACCGGCCAACTCGCCCACGCGTGATGAGCTCATCGCCGATGTGAAGGACGGCGTGATGATCGATGGACGCGGCAGCTATTCCATCGATCAGCAGCGCTATAACGGTCAGTTCGGCGGCCACATTTTCTGGGAGATCAAGAACGGCAAGATCACCCGCCAGGTCACCGACGTGACGTACAACGCCATCACCACCGACTTCTGGGCCAATCTCGACGGCATCACTGGCCCGAAGGAGTGGCAGATGCACGGCACCGGCGGTGACGCCAAGGGTCAGCCGACGCAGACCAACAGTATCTCACACGGCTCGCCGTGGATGCTGATCCGCAAGATCAACGTGGGTGCCGCCTTCGATTGA
- a CDS encoding metallopeptidase TldD-related protein has translation MYTRDQVKAITDKVIDMAKADAVEVQFTGGERSGTRWANSSITTNLVQFDLNVNVTVRVGQKVGTSSTRDTSDAGLKTMVAEAIADAQAAQDSQNLPELLGAQNYIPIDSVLPNMVNVGPAERGRMVKESIDIAASRGVVGAGYMPKNDMANATANSKGLFAYYRSADLGFVLTCRMADGSGSGFAAISGVKDFSMIDVKALTERASEKALRSRNAKALEPGRYTVILEPRANARFLSLVTGIFGARGGGGFGGPPGGGGGAGGGGAPDAAAGGPPGGGGGGGGGGGGMFGGIGGPDSFMRGKKPGDKLFSDLFTLKSDIGNQVLRQSTIGPDNKPAAPVTWVENGVLRTLGAGAAASTNQSLVQEGSNLSVEEMIKQTRRGLLVTSFWYIRGVPSQEQPLLNTGMTRDGLFLIENGEIVGPVQNFRWNMSPLVGYNNVTLVGKPVPMLLGESFDSGTAALVPPVRIEEFYMTSVSPAV, from the coding sequence ATGTACACACGCGATCAAGTGAAGGCGATCACCGACAAGGTGATCGACATGGCAAAGGCTGACGCCGTCGAGGTGCAGTTCACCGGTGGTGAACGCTCCGGCACCCGATGGGCAAACTCCTCCATCACCACGAACCTCGTCCAGTTCGACCTCAACGTGAATGTCACGGTGCGGGTCGGTCAGAAGGTCGGCACGTCGAGCACACGCGACACGTCGGACGCCGGTCTCAAGACGATGGTCGCGGAAGCCATCGCCGATGCCCAGGCGGCGCAGGATTCGCAGAACCTGCCCGAACTGCTCGGCGCGCAGAATTACATCCCGATCGATTCCGTGTTGCCGAACATGGTGAACGTGGGGCCAGCGGAACGTGGGCGCATGGTGAAGGAGAGCATCGACATTGCCGCGTCTCGCGGTGTGGTGGGCGCCGGCTACATGCCGAAGAACGACATGGCCAACGCCACCGCCAACTCGAAGGGGCTCTTCGCCTACTATCGCTCGGCCGATCTCGGATTCGTGCTGACCTGCCGCATGGCCGATGGCAGCGGCTCGGGGTTTGCCGCCATCAGTGGGGTGAAGGACTTCAGCATGATCGACGTGAAGGCGCTCACGGAACGCGCGTCCGAAAAGGCGCTGCGCAGCCGGAATGCCAAGGCACTCGAGCCGGGCCGCTACACGGTGATTCTCGAGCCGCGGGCCAACGCGCGCTTCCTGTCGCTGGTGACCGGCATCTTCGGCGCACGCGGTGGTGGCGGCTTTGGAGGTCCACCGGGTGGCGGCGGCGGCGCTGGTGGCGGCGGTGCGCCTGATGCGGCAGCCGGTGGTCCTCCTGGCGGTGGTGGAGGCGGTGGCGGTGGTGGCGGCGGCATGTTCGGCGGCATCGGTGGCCCCGACAGCTTCATGCGCGGCAAGAAGCCCGGCGACAAACTCTTCAGCGATCTCTTCACGCTCAAGAGCGACATCGGCAATCAGGTGCTGCGGCAGTCCACCATTGGCCCGGACAACAAGCCCGCGGCGCCCGTCACGTGGGTGGAGAACGGTGTACTGCGCACACTCGGCGCCGGTGCGGCTGCGTCCACCAACCAGAGCCTCGTGCAGGAAGGCAGCAATCTCTCCGTGGAAGAGATGATCAAGCAGACGCGTCGTGGGCTGCTGGTGACCTCGTTCTGGTACATCCGCGGTGTGCCATCGCAGGAACAGCCACTTCTCAACACGGGCATGACACGCGACGGTCTCTTCCTCATCGAAAACGGTGAGATCGTCGGCCCCGTGCAGAATTTCCGCTGGAACATGTCTCCGCTCGTTGGCTACAACAACGTCACGCTCGTGGGGAAGCCCGTGCCGATGTTGCTCGGCGAGTCTTTCGACAGCGGCACGGCGGCGCTCGTACCGCCGGTGCGCATCGAAGAGTTCTACATGACGTCCGTTTCTCCTGCGGTCTGA
- a CDS encoding DUF4175 family protein: MDAGAGIGRGGVDHAPPIMKAANVSSRTAPVEHLLHAVSARRAALSAGMGAAIGVDIGVLWELRHLVIPPLVPVQGTTLTLVVWALLRGMLFAGIGAAVGYLFARLRRTPQAAAADMEKLVPASRNLLFTALERSDPATSTRGTESLHIRDLVRDRAAQLASTVNVAALLPWTGVGRAIGVAVPLWIMAVAAARLIPAGAADRSVRDAIARVAGTASISRVDVTITPPTYTGRPAQSVRNPTRIDALEGSTLLITAAATADTLVVATDSGETRIPKPLRGDFVWRGTVQRDGFVALTPGAQAGDPHLMAIAMRTDAAPTARITAPARDLVVDSTRTSLPITIEAGDDIGLRLLELHITKVSGSGERFTFDEGRVPLHIVRSAPTQWRANGTIPLDSLLKEPGDLVVYRVRVADARPGAAPVESDAFIVERAAAGGIAAAGFALDPEEDRYAVSQQMVILKTERLIAAQKSLAGTAVEEQSRQLAAEQRRVRAEFVFMMGGEFEQALVADENGIADLDESHEAESEADLAAGRMVNRGRAALLTAIRAMSRAALTLGEQDLTTALRHERTALTNLQEAFARQRFLMRALSQREALDFTRRLSGTLDSVARAPLPTPVGDPATQRLAIRAILDTVLIGGEGRPSSGEPVPSYHQLALRVLQLDAGDARAQRIAGWLQQSAGRTPSAQAARDSASLALSGWLTSLSGGLSRGASGRDDATGIRDIQQQLGRVRQRSTPP; encoded by the coding sequence ATGGATGCTGGTGCTGGTATTGGCCGTGGTGGAGTGGATCATGCGCCGCCGATCATGAAAGCGGCCAATGTGTCGTCACGCACGGCACCGGTGGAGCATTTGCTGCACGCGGTCAGTGCGCGGCGTGCTGCGCTGAGCGCCGGCATGGGCGCTGCCATCGGTGTGGACATTGGCGTGCTCTGGGAATTGCGCCATCTGGTGATCCCGCCCCTCGTGCCCGTGCAGGGTACAACGCTCACGCTGGTGGTGTGGGCGTTGTTGCGGGGCATGCTCTTCGCCGGTATAGGCGCTGCGGTGGGTTACCTCTTCGCGCGTTTGCGGCGCACACCGCAGGCCGCGGCGGCCGACATGGAGAAACTCGTGCCGGCTTCACGGAACCTGTTGTTCACCGCACTCGAGCGCTCTGACCCGGCAACGTCCACGCGAGGCACCGAGAGCCTGCACATCCGCGATCTGGTGCGTGATCGGGCAGCGCAATTGGCATCCACCGTGAATGTCGCGGCGCTGTTGCCATGGACGGGGGTGGGCCGAGCAATTGGGGTCGCAGTGCCACTGTGGATCATGGCCGTCGCCGCCGCGCGCCTGATTCCGGCCGGCGCGGCGGATCGCAGTGTACGTGATGCCATCGCGCGAGTTGCCGGCACGGCATCGATCTCACGCGTCGATGTCACGATCACACCGCCGACCTACACAGGCCGCCCCGCGCAATCCGTACGCAATCCAACGCGCATCGACGCGCTCGAAGGCAGTACACTGCTCATCACCGCCGCAGCGACGGCCGATACACTGGTCGTTGCCACCGACTCCGGTGAAACACGGATACCGAAACCGCTACGCGGCGACTTTGTATGGCGCGGCACGGTGCAACGGGATGGGTTTGTCGCCTTGACGCCAGGGGCCCAAGCCGGTGATCCGCACCTGATGGCGATTGCCATGCGCACCGACGCCGCTCCCACCGCTCGCATCACCGCACCGGCGCGCGATCTGGTGGTCGACAGCACACGCACGTCACTTCCAATCACGATCGAAGCCGGGGATGATATCGGCCTTCGCCTGCTCGAACTGCACATCACCAAGGTATCCGGATCGGGAGAACGATTCACCTTCGATGAAGGTCGCGTTCCTCTACACATTGTGCGGAGCGCACCGACACAGTGGCGGGCCAACGGCACCATTCCGCTCGATTCGTTGCTCAAGGAACCCGGTGACCTTGTCGTATACCGGGTACGTGTGGCCGATGCTCGGCCTGGGGCGGCGCCGGTGGAATCAGATGCCTTCATCGTTGAACGTGCTGCGGCCGGTGGCATCGCCGCGGCCGGCTTTGCGCTCGACCCCGAGGAAGACCGGTACGCCGTCAGTCAACAAATGGTCATCCTCAAGACCGAACGCCTGATTGCGGCGCAGAAGTCACTCGCCGGAACGGCCGTCGAAGAGCAATCCCGTCAACTGGCCGCCGAGCAACGGCGCGTGCGGGCGGAATTTGTGTTCATGATGGGCGGAGAGTTTGAACAAGCTCTGGTCGCCGACGAAAATGGGATTGCCGATCTCGACGAGTCTCATGAGGCCGAGAGTGAAGCCGATCTCGCCGCGGGGCGCATGGTGAATCGCGGTCGCGCCGCACTGCTCACCGCCATCCGTGCCATGAGTCGCGCCGCGCTCACCCTCGGTGAGCAGGATCTCACCACCGCTCTGCGACACGAAAGAACGGCACTGACCAACTTGCAAGAAGCGTTCGCCCGACAGCGATTCCTCATGCGGGCGCTCTCACAGCGGGAAGCGCTCGATTTCACACGCCGGCTCAGCGGGACGTTGGATAGTGTCGCGCGTGCGCCACTGCCCACACCGGTCGGAGATCCCGCCACACAACGCCTGGCGATTCGGGCCATCCTCGACACGGTCCTGATTGGTGGTGAGGGACGGCCCTCGTCCGGAGAGCCGGTCCCGTCCTACCATCAGTTGGCACTCCGGGTATTGCAGCTCGATGCCGGCGATGCCCGGGCGCAGCGTATCGCCGGCTGGCTCCAGCAATCGGCGGGTCGTACACCATCGGCCCAGGCAGCGCGCGATTCGGCCTCTCTGGCGTTGTCCGGCTGGCTCACGTCGTTGTCAGGTGGCCTGTCGCGGGGAGCCTCTGGGCGCGACGACGCAACCGGTATCCGCGATATCCAGCAGCAGCTCGGACGTGTGCGTCAACGGAGCACGCCACCGTGA